The Mercurialis annua linkage group LG8, ddMerAnnu1.2, whole genome shotgun sequence genome window below encodes:
- the LOC126661185 gene encoding probable 3-hydroxyisobutyrate dehydrogenase-like 2, mitochondrial isoform X2: MDTSYPEPISPTKTRIGWIGIGVMGAAMASRLLSAGYSLTIYARTPSKALALQSKGATVAASPLELAKNSDVVCLMVGHPSDVRSIVSENQNNNILAGLNPGSVIVDFTSSHPALAREIFTSAREKDCWAVDSPVSGGDIGARDGKLAIFAGGDERVIKWLSPIFQVLGKVAYMGPAGSGHSCKIANQIVVGANLLGLSEGLLFAEKTGLDVNKWMEAVRGGAAGSMVMELFGERMIQRDFRPGGFAEYMVKDMGMGVDVVEGSEDERVSVLPGAALGKQLFAGMVANGDGHLGTQGLITVIERLNGK, encoded by the coding sequence ATGGACACCTCGTACCCAGAACCCATCTCCCCCACAAAAACCCGCATAGGCTGGATCGGCATAGGCGTCATGGGCGCTGCCATGGCCTCTCGCCTTCTCTCCGCAGGCTACTCTCTCACAATCTACGCTCGCACTCCCTCCAAAGCCCTCGCATTACAATCCAAAGGCGCCACTGTCGCCGCCTCCCCGCTCGAACTCGCCAAGAACAGCGACGTCGTTTGTCTTATGGTGGGTCACCCGTCAGATGTTCGATCAATTGTCTCAGAGAACCAAAACAACAACATTCTTGCCGGATTAAACCCCGGCTCTGTTATAGTCGATTTTACTAGTAGCCACCCTGCTTTAGCACGTGAGATATTCACCTCTGCACGGGAGAAAGATTGCTGGGCTGTTGATTCACCGGTTTCGGGTGGTGATATTGGCGCTAGAGATGGGAAATTAGCCATCTTTGCTGGTGGTGATGAGCGTGTGATTAAGTGGCTATCACCTATTTTTCAGGTTTTAGGTAAAGTTGCTTATATGGGCCCTGCTGGTTCCGGTCATAGCTGTAAGATTGCTAATCAGATTGTTGTTGGTGCTAATTTGTTGGGTTTGAGTGAAGGGTTACTATTTGCTGAAAAAACAGGGCTTGATGTGAATAAATGGATGGAAGCAGTGAGAGGAGGGGCTGCAGGGTCAATGGTGATGGAGTTGTTTGGGGAGAGGATGATTCAGAGAGACTTCAGGCCAGGTGGATTTGCTGAGTATATGGTCAAAGATATGGGTATGGGTGTGGATGTTGTGGAGGGAAGTGAGGACGAGAGAGTGTCTGTTTTGCCTGGTGCTGCTTTGGGTAAGCAGTTGTTTGCCGGAATGGTGGCGAATGGCGACGGACATCTCGGTACTCAAGGTCTTATAACTGTCATTGAGAGGCTCAATGGGAAGTAA
- the LOC126661185 gene encoding probable 3-hydroxyisobutyrate dehydrogenase-like 2, mitochondrial isoform X1, whose product MDTSYPEPISPTKTRIGWIGIGVMGAAMASRLLSAGYSLTIYARTPSKALALQSKGATVAASPLELAKNSDVVCLMVGHPSDVRSIVSENQNNNILAGLNPGSVIVDFTSSHPALAREIFTSAREKDCWAVDSPVSGGDIGARDGKLAIFAGGDERVIKWLSPIFQVLGKVAYMGPAGSGHSCKIANQIVVGANLLGLSEGLLFAEKTGLDVNKWMEAVRGGAAGSMVMELFGERMIQRDFRPGGFAEYMVKDMGMGVDVVEGSEDERVSVLPGAALGKQLFAGMVANGDGHLGTQGLITVIERLNGKVG is encoded by the coding sequence ATGGACACCTCGTACCCAGAACCCATCTCCCCCACAAAAACCCGCATAGGCTGGATCGGCATAGGCGTCATGGGCGCTGCCATGGCCTCTCGCCTTCTCTCCGCAGGCTACTCTCTCACAATCTACGCTCGCACTCCCTCCAAAGCCCTCGCATTACAATCCAAAGGCGCCACTGTCGCCGCCTCCCCGCTCGAACTCGCCAAGAACAGCGACGTCGTTTGTCTTATGGTGGGTCACCCGTCAGATGTTCGATCAATTGTCTCAGAGAACCAAAACAACAACATTCTTGCCGGATTAAACCCCGGCTCTGTTATAGTCGATTTTACTAGTAGCCACCCTGCTTTAGCACGTGAGATATTCACCTCTGCACGGGAGAAAGATTGCTGGGCTGTTGATTCACCGGTTTCGGGTGGTGATATTGGCGCTAGAGATGGGAAATTAGCCATCTTTGCTGGTGGTGATGAGCGTGTGATTAAGTGGCTATCACCTATTTTTCAGGTTTTAGGTAAAGTTGCTTATATGGGCCCTGCTGGTTCCGGTCATAGCTGTAAGATTGCTAATCAGATTGTTGTTGGTGCTAATTTGTTGGGTTTGAGTGAAGGGTTACTATTTGCTGAAAAAACAGGGCTTGATGTGAATAAATGGATGGAAGCAGTGAGAGGAGGGGCTGCAGGGTCAATGGTGATGGAGTTGTTTGGGGAGAGGATGATTCAGAGAGACTTCAGGCCAGGTGGATTTGCTGAGTATATGGTCAAAGATATGGGTATGGGTGTGGATGTTGTGGAGGGAAGTGAGGACGAGAGAGTGTCTGTTTTGCCTGGTGCTGCTTTGGGTAAGCAGTTGTTTGCCGGAATGGTGGCGAATGGCGACGGACATCTCGGTACTCAAGGTCTTATAACTGTCATTGAGAGGCTCAATGGGAA